The nucleotide sequence TGCGTTTTGTTTGTTGAACCCAGCACATGTAACGTCAAAATTACTTCCTCGTATGCGATTACgtcttccttcttttttttacattgtCATTTTAGTCCTCAATATAAATGACTAAATAAACAATTATCCttttgaaattgtaacttttttcaaaaacccCCTTAAATTTTGCAAAACGTCAAAGACCCCTTTGAAATTGTCAAGCAtttgtcaattacccccctccgttaatttcctccatccaacatgctgatgtggccgttaactgCCACATGGTCAGAAaagtcatgccacgtcataggggggtaattgactatattttatttttttttgaaaaaaatctgattttttttttcttttcataattaacatttgtgtTACCCACTGAACATGCAAATACCTCCCTGAAATCaaacatttatgtgcaaataccaccctcaaatttaaaatttatgtagcaaatatcccctcaaatttataacttatatgcaaacatcctctccaaatgtaaaacttatatgcaaattacaccttgaatcataaaactttGATAGTAAAGtaaaacttattcttaatctGTTAAGGCCTAAGGGTGTTGCTCGAAATGGTTGGTGTGTTCCGTGGGAACCCTGAAGGAGCATAGCTAGAAATATTCCCAAGCTCTTGGCCAAAAAACAATTCTACCTGAGCCTACACAACCATCCATTCATGCACCAATAACCTCTCcccctttgttttattttaaagatgtgattttttttcttttttattgttattagagatatagtaaattatagattaagaataagttttaCTTTACTATCaaagttttatgattcaaggtgtaatttgcatataagttttaaatttggagaggatgtttgcatataagttataaatttgaggggatatttgctacataaattttaaatttgagggtggtatttgcacataaatgtttgatttcaggggggtatttgcatgttcagtgggtgacacaaatgttaattatgaaaagaaaaaaaatcagatttttttcaaaaaaaaaataaaaaatatagtcaattacccccctatgaCGTGACATGACTTTTCTGACCATGTGCcagtgccacgtggcagttaacggccacatcggcatgttggatggaggaaattaacggagggggataattgacagacgcttgacaatttcaggggggtttttgacattttgcaaaatttaggggggtttttgacgaaaattacaatttcaggggtgtaattgactatttactccaaTATAAATACTTACTCACTCAGTTGCCAaagacaatgcattattatatctAGGGGTTAGAGTTTGAACCCTGgacccacttattcactttaaaaagtgaattataaccactaaattatttgacaaaaaaaaagttaatgttgACATTGAAACACCATTTTAACTTTAAAGACTATCTTAACTAACGAAATGCATAATTAaacactattttaaaatttcaatacattgaGTGATTATTTTAACTATTGGTTAAACCTTTAAaaaccaaaatgactattatctCTACAAAATTATATACTTACAAACTAAAGattatttaaacaatttaaataagGGAAATCTTAACCGGTGCCCCAGGGGCACGGGTTAagaatatgaaaaaagaaattatatagtagtaattaatgcattgaaattgtttaattaatttataataaagtcaaaaacagtttccttttatgataataattcccttttatggtatgcttaacaaGTGCCCCAGAAGCACTGGTTAGCAGGACCCATTAAATAAATCATTGATTTAGTggcctgaaaaaaaaaaaaaattgatttacggGTTGAATCTCCCTACTTAATCGACCAAATACATctaagatgtttttttttcttcttaaatacactatacaattttattttatttgtccctgtcattttatttttgataatatTTGGTCCCTATCATTTTAACACTAGAGTTTTCTATGAAAAATAGTCATTTTTGAGAAAAGAAAAGTAGTCATTTCAATGTTTTGATCTAATTGGTCTAAAGTTTATTCATATCTTACAAGCACATGAGTTTAACTCTTTTAGTTGGTGTTAGGATCTTATTAATGggtaatttataaatatttttatcaacaatCTTTGAATCTTAATGTATAATCCAACCAAGTTAAACCCAAGAACTCAATTCAACTAAActaatttctataaaaaaaaaatgtcgttTTAAGTTTTAACACTAGGGGTAGGGGCAAAAGTGATGACAGATAAATTAGGTGTATTTTGATAAACTACTCAATTAGTTGTTAACGTTATAAACATTTGGTTTATGTATACATACACTATTTTTATATGCGTTGATTCTAGTGTGATGAGTTGTAGAAGTGCAAACAAAAGATTGGGAAGTTAAGGTGTGCTACAATCATGGGCTAAATATTGGTTTAGTTATTTATAATATGTAGACCTTagtaaaatatgatatgataatcaTGTGTTTTGTTTCGGTTCTTCTTCATCCATGAAATGAGGTTAAAGTTAGTTTTTGCTTCGGATTGGACTCAGCTCAACCCATCAATGAAATGAATGGCTACGAACCCTGCTATGGAGATGCCCCAGTGGCATATATAATCTAAGTGAGTATGGAGATGCAATAAAAAACTGTGTGATGATAGGGACGTGagtagtaaaaaaaatacttcattatagggacgaaaaaaaaaattgtatatttacaTAGACTAAAAAGACTTTCcttaaacaatttaaataaacCATTGATTTAGGAAAAGACTTTCcttaaacaatttaaataaacCATTGATTTAGGGGTTGAATCTTCCTTACTTAGTATGTGTTTGATACACAGTTTGCATTCAAGAATCACGTTGAAACACATTTTCCAATGCAAATTTTAAAGCAAAAGCTGAACTCTACATATTGCAGCTTCTATGCAAACAACGTATTATTCAATTCCACCGCTACAACAAACATAATATTAATCAACCAAATACATCTAAaatgtgtttctttttttaaatacacCATACAATTTTATTGTATTTGTCTCTGTCATTTTATTTGTTAGAAAATATTTGGTCCCTATCATTTTAACACTAGagttttataacaaaaatagtcatttctaaaaagaaagaaaaaagttatttcGATGTTTGATCTAATCGATAAGTTTATTCATATCTTCCAAGTGTATGGGTTTAACTTTTGTAGTCAATGTTACAATCTTATTGatgaataatttataaatgcttttaacaatgatatttgaatcTTGATGTATGACCCGACCATGTTGAACCTAAGAACTCAATTCAACTAaactaatttataataaaaaaaaatgccgtTTTAACACCAAAAGTGGTTGGATGGGTTGTTTATATAACCTAgctttgaatttttaattatagacaaaaaaaaaaaaatcatttgtgaaaacaaaataaaagactcATCCAAATAAAACGTAATTCTCCTCTCAAAGAAGTAGAAAACACATGTTCATGACCCCTTTGTAATCTAGTATACAACATATAATATTAGGTAATTAACGAGTAGTTGTTCAAGAAAAATAGATCTTCCATGAAATATTCCACTTAGTAAAGTAAGTTCTGATTAAGCTGAGGGTGCTAAAATGATACAAATCTATAATGATCAAAAGTTTttctcttgaattagttgaCCGAGAGAAGACTGCAACATCAGGTAAACTTCATACCAACCATTTTGAGAAGGGTGAACTGTGTCCCAAAAGAGTGAAGACTCAAGCTTCTCACATACACTATATTTCCTTGCTCCTTTATCATCAACACTTccacaaaaatatttcaaatcctCTCCCTTACAACACGGTTGCAACGGATTCATCACTGTTGAGTTTTCTAAACAATGGATAAAATAGGAAGTCAGCAAGgattttttctttaacaatGTAATTATAAGCTTCAACTTCCTTTATTGTCGTTTTTTGGTTGTCAAGCTTTATTGTCGTGTTCTATATATgtcttatttatagaaaaagacatgtttaatattttagttaaaataaaaatttagataaGTGAGTTTAAATAAATCTGTAGAGACAATACATTGTAATATTATATAGGGGTTGAAATTCAAACTTCGaccaccccacttattcacttttaaGAGGTGAATTTTTAGTTATTAGACTACTCGatcaaaaaatgatattaatgatattttgtGATTGTGCTCTAGGGGATTTGAAACTTTTACCATTGTTAATACCACAAACAATTTGTACGGTAAAGAGGTAAATTAGAATCTAGGGTTTGAACTTTGTTCTCTTCATATTTAACGTCTCTATCAACCAAGTTATACTCAAGGGACTATGTTCAATCAACTTTAATAATTTCATAATATCACTTTTCAAACCATGTTTACAAGACATGCAAAATACAATTACAAggttaatgaaaaaaaaaaagatgatagaCTTGATTTTTATTGGAAttttatagattaaatttgatCATTTACATTTGTTAATATGCATAATTTGATCAATTTCTACTAATAATATTTCATCAACTATGGAGTAATTAATAAAACTATTACTTACCAGCTCGCCTTTTCTGCATCTTTGCAATTACGGAGAGGAAAGAGTTGTAGAGATCTAGTGTCATGAAGACCGATTTTCCCATTTGCTTGTTTAGTTGTTGCACAATTTGGAGCAACATTTGACTATGGTTTTGGGAAACCAAGTTGGAAGTCTCATCACACTTTTCATAAGAAGATCTCATAGTTATCATAGGCACACATCCAATAGGCTCTAATAAACCAATTGCTATTTTGTTTATTCCCAACTCGTGAATACGTTTTAGATTCAATGACATTTGCTTTATAAGGGATTCAGTGAAGACAAATATATCCTGccacaaagaaaaacaaaaggcGATAATTGATCGACAAGTAAAGTCGATCAAAAATTGTATTAACTAGAACTCGAACTCAGATTATCTCAAACGAATCACCTTTAAATGAAGTTCATTAACCAATTGAATCCATATTTGATTTATGTGAAACTAGTTTATAGTTTTATTATAGAGGTGGAACCAAATTAATATACTATAAAGAACTaattaaaatgtaaaatgttttacacgaaataaaaacaaatgaacGATAATAATAACCAAATAAATATGTGTtagaaaataaagtaaaaaataatcagaaatgaaatcaagcaaataattatattacagaaatattaaaatatatttaatctacAATTAATTTTCTTGTTTAACAAGTAATTGAAATTTATTAAGACTCTTATCCTTCCTTAATTTTAtctcaaatttataattttattcacAAACGACTTCAAttctattttcatcttttttggtggtgttatctcaaaatatttatttatttatttttcaaatggaGCTAATGTGTGtaaacataattaatttgttcaaCCACTCACCTGAAAGCTCCCATTCTTGAGTACAAATGTAGCATAGTCATTACCGCCAGCGTTAACAAGTGCAATTGAGGATTCAAGGTCATGTTTGGTATAGACATTTTGTTGTATTAACTTCTCAAATGAGTCTATTTGTACACTCATGTTTGGTCCATCAACCAAAGTATTGAAAATACCAGTCCCTCCATGTGCAAAGTTCAGACCATATTGTACTTCTGTGGAATTTCTCAATGCATACGGTGTGGgggattttattttcaaaaaggaaGCTGCATACATagtatcaaaatcaaaattataagcaatgattaaaatttatatgataTGTTGCGAGTTCGAGAATATAATATAGCCTTTCGAACGAGGTAAATGTAATTTCCtttgtatataaataaatactaccaACGTAATCGGTGAGGACAAGACCGTCGCAGAACCTTCCAGACGGTTTACCAGGAAAACTGATTCCATAAGGAGGATTATAAGATCCTGAGTTCAAGAAATTCCCTGTGTCAACATAGGAGTCCCCAAAGACAAACAGTTTTAAAGAGTTTGTATTGTTGTATGCTCCATGTGACTTTTTTGCTCCTTCCACTCCTGCAACATTTGCATTAATCAGTTCTACAATTACCAaccattaaaatgaaaaaaattgaaa is from Medicago truncatula cultivar Jemalong A17 chromosome 1, MtrunA17r5.0-ANR, whole genome shotgun sequence and encodes:
- the LOC11422945 gene encoding GDSL esterase/lipase At5g03610 encodes the protein MMKQNLLVKIITLLPWLILFFIITGVEGAKKSHGAYNNTNSLKLFVFGDSYVDTGNFLNSGSYNPPYGISFPGKPSGRFCDGLVLTDYVASFLKIKSPTPYALRNSTEVQYGLNFAHGGTGIFNTLVDGPNMSVQIDSFEKLIQQNVYTKHDLESSIALVNAGGNDYATFVLKNGSFQDIFVFTESLIKQMSLNLKRIHELGINKIAIGLLEPIGCVPMITMRSSYEKCDETSNLVSQNHSQMLLQIVQQLNKQMGKSVFMTLDLYNSFLSVIAKMQKRRAENSTVMNPLQPCCKGEDLKYFCGSVDDKGARKYSVCEKLESSLFWDTVHPSQNGWYEVYLMLQSSLGQLIQEKNF